The sequence CATCTATAATTACTTTGCAAAAGATATGCCAACAAATATCAACTTACTTTGATAAAATTGATTTTTTATCCAATACTTGTAAAGCCTTCAAAATAATATATAATAATAAATAATCCAACAAAAAGGGTAAAAGAATCTTATTGGGGGGATATTATTGTTTAACCACTACAATAGAGATCAAATAAGAATTGCTTGGAATAAGTTCTTAAATGAGGAGCCTTTGGAAGAATGTACTATCAGAAAAGAAATTTTAGATTCCTGGATTCGCTCTAAAAATTATGGGGTCAATTGGGAATATATCGAAAAAAAAGTTTTAGATAAGAAAGAATTATCCCGTAGAATTTATTTCCATAAAGACATGGTAGATATCGCTCTTTCTGTAATGGAAACGATTTATGATACCGTAAAGCATTCTGGATTCTTAGTAGTATTAACCGATGAAGAGGGATATGTTCTTAAAATTATAGGAGATGAAGATATTTTTACTCAAGCACAAGCCCAAGAAAATATCTTAATAGAAGGAGCAAATAGAAGCGAAAAATATATCGGAACCAATGGAATTGGTATAAGTATATGTAAAGATATTCCTATACAAGTGTGGGCAGACGAACATTATTACAAACCTCATAGAAATTGGGCTTGTTCTGCAGCTCCTATCCATGATTTAAAGGGAAATATTATAGGTTGCCTCAATCTCTCTGGTCCATGGGATAAAGCACATCCTCATAGCTTAGGTATGGTGGTTGCCGGAGTAAAAGCCATTGAAAAACAGATGCAAATTCAAAATGCTTATCATCAAATACAAGTTTATAATAATCAATTAAATTCCATCATAAATTCTATTCCTTATGGAACAATTTGTTTTAATCATGATGGCATTATTACACAAATCAACAACTTGGCAATTTCTATATTCCATTTAAAAAATGAAAAAATAATTGGGGAAGATATCGATGAAATATTCAAATATAATAAAAAAATCTTAGATTTAAAATCTATCAATTCCAATATATACGACAAAGAATTAATGATAGAAACTAAAAGCAAAAATGTGAGATGCTCTGTTTCTATTACTATTGTAAAAGACTCCAATGGAAATAAAAATGGATTCGTACTTACTATAAAAGAAAATAAGTTTGTGCATAAACTCATCAACAAGATGACTACTTCCTTTGCTGAATATTCTTTTGATGATATTATGGGAAACTCACAAGTTATGAAACAAACAAAACGACTTGCTAGAATTGCCTCAGAAAGTGACTCTACAGTCCTTCTTTTAGGAGAAAGTGGTACAGGAAAAGAATTATTTGCTCAATCCATTCATAATAATAGTGCTCGTTCTCAAAATCCATTTATTGCACTGAATTGTGGTGCTCTCCCAAGAAGTCTAATAGAAAGCGAATTATTTGGATACGAAGGTGGTGCCTTTACAGGTGCAAAAAAAGAAGGACGGCCTGGTAAATTTGAATTGGCAAATGGAGGAACTATTTTTCTAGATGAAATTGGAGATTTGCCTTTAGACATTCAAGTTACTTTATTGCGAGTATTGCAGAATAGAGAAGTTACCAGAATTGGAGGGACAAAAAATATCAAAATTAATGTCAGAGTCATTGCAGCAACCAATAAAAATTTAGAAGAATTGATTAAAAATAAAATGTTTCGGGAAGATTTGTATTATCGACTCAATGTTCTTTCTATCAACATTCCTCCTTTAAGAAAACGTGGTGAAGATATCAAACATTTAGCAAATTTCTTCTTATCAAAATATAATCAAAAACTCATGAAACAAATAATGGGTTTTGAAGAAGAAGTATATAAAATCTTTTTATCTTATAATTGGCCAGGAAATGTCCGTGAACTAGAAAATGTAGTAGAAAGAGCTGTAAATATTGCTGATCATAATCTTATAACCATTTATGATTTACCCATAAAGCTTCAAAAAAATTTTAAAGAGTTAAACCCAGTTCAGAACAAAAATCAAATCATCTCAGATCTAGATAATCAAAATATAAAATCTTTTAATCTAAAAGAACTAGAAATGCAAGCTATCATCGGTGCTTTAAAAAAACATAATGGAAATGTAAAAAAAGCATCAGAAGAATTAGGAATCGGCAGAAGAACCATCTATAGAAAATTTAACGAATATAATATTGATTATACTCTTTATCGCACCAATTAAATAATAAATGAAAAGCTTCAACAAAATACAAAAACATAAGTGTTGAAGCTTTTCTAATCTTTATAAAAAATCTTTATTCAATATATTCTAAAAGTTCTATAGGATGATTTAATAAATACTTCGCTTTTTGTAAAACATGTTCCTCTCGATATCCCCATTTAACTGCTACAGGAATGGCTTCTGCATTAATAGCCGTTTCTATATCATATTGACTATCTCCTACATACATGGTTTCTTTAGGCGTTGCTTTTGCTTTTTCCATAATCTTCTTAGCTGCAAAGGGATTAGGTTTATTAGGGATCCCTTCTTTTTTCCCTATCACTTCTACAAAATGATACTGATGAAAAAGCTTTTTTACTATCTTTTTTGCTTTATCATCCATTTTATTAGTATTGATGGCTAATAAAATCCCTTTTTTTACCAATTCATCCATCAGATCATAGATTCCATCATATACTCTTAAATGATAATCCCAATATTTTCCATAGGTATCATCCATCTTTTTAGTTAACTTATCAATATATTCTTCCCTTCTTTTGGACTCAGGAAGAGCCTTCATAGTTAAATTTCGAAACCCTCCTCCCATCCATTTGATATAGTTGTTTAAATCATGCTCTGGTAACCCCTCTTGCTTTAATACCAAATTCATAGAATACATATAACTTTCTGCTGTGCTTACAATGGTTCCATCCATATCAAATATTACTAGTTTAATAGTCATTAAGCATCACCCTTTTGTTATGAAATTCATTGTCTTTTTATATAAAAATTATAACATATTTTAAAAGTTAGACTATATTTCATACCATTAAAAATAGCTTAGAGAATTTTATTCTCTAAGCTATCGAATTTAAATATCATTATTTAAAAAATATTTCATATTTTCTGCTATTTTATATGCTTTTATTACTTTAATATTCCTGTAGCAAAACCAATAATTCCTACTGCAAATAATCCAAAAATTATCCAAATAGGACTTATTTTCTTCTTTAAAAGTTTCATACAAAAAAATGTTAATAATAATGGAACTAAACCAGGCATCAATTGATTTAAAATATCTTGAACGGTGGTTACTTCGACACTACCGTCCTGCATAGTTATTGTAGATATTTCTAAAGGAATATTTACAGTAGTCCATTTAGAAACTAGAGCACCCATTACAAATAATCCTAGTATAGAAGCTCCTTCTGTTAATTTCTGTAACTTATTACCACTCATATCTTTCACGACATCTGTACCCTTTTTATATCCATAATTTACACCAATCCATCTGATAGCTAGACGTATTGTATTAAATAATATAAAAAACAATATAGGTCCTGCAATACTTCCTGTTAAAGCTATAGAAGCTCCTAATGCTGCAACTACTGGTCTTAATGTTCCCCAAAAGATTGGATCTCCCACTCCTGCTAAAGGTCCCATAAGTCCTATTTTTATCCCATTTATAGCACCATCATCAATGGAAGCTCCATTTGCTTTTTCTTCTTCCATGGCAGCAGTTACTCCAAGTATAGGAGCCGTTACAAAAGGCTGCGTATTAAAAAACTCAAGATGTCTTTTTATTGCCGCTTTTCTCTCTTCCCCTTTATACAATCTTCTTATCACAGGAACCATAGCAAAACAATAACCTAAAGCTTGCATTCTTTCAAAATTCCAAGAAGCTTGATGAAGGTTAGAACGTATAAACACACTTCTTAAATCTTTTTTCGTTAATGTTACTTTCTTATTTGACTCTTTTATTTTTACACCCATTTTTTATCCCTCCCTGTTTAATCATCTAATTCATCATCTAGCTCATTATCTAAGTTCTTAGTAGCCCCTATAGTATTATTGGATAGAGAAACCTTAGGCATATTATATTTTGGATTTAATTGAATATATATTATAGCCATTACTGTCCCAAGTACTCCAAAAGCAACCAAATTAAAGTTTGTAAATGCAGCTATTACAAATCCTAAAAAGAAAAAAGGCATTAAATGTTTCGCTTCCATCATATTGATAACCATTGCATATCCAACAACAACGATAAATCCTCCTGCTACTTGAAGTCCCCCAGTTATCCAATCCGGTATCGCATTTAAAAAAGATTGCACTACACCTGTTCCAACAAACATAGCAACAAGCAAAGACGGAATGGCTACACGTAATGCTTGAATAAAAAGGCCACTTAAATGCATTAAATCTATTCCTCTAAGATTTCCTTGTCTAGCATAAGCATCCGCTTTATGTTGCAAACCGACTGATAGAGTTCTCGCAAATATTGTCAATACTTGCCCTGCAGCAGCGATTGGAATTGCAACGGCAATCCCTGTACCAATTGTTTGTTTTCCATTTATCACTAATATCGTTGAAATAATACTAGCTAATGCCGCATCAGGAGCCATTGCAGCACCTATATTCATCCATCCTAAAGCCATCATTTCTAGAGTTCCACCAATAATAACACCTGTTTTTAAATCCCCTAAAATAAGTCCGATAAGTGTACATGCAATTAATGGTCTATGTGTTTGAAATTCATCCAAGACACTGCCTGCACCACAAATACATGCAACTATAAAAATTAATATGATTTGAATTATACTTATAGACATTATACCTCCTCCTTTAAACTATTGAATTTTTGACATGAAATCAACTTTAGAATCCGTTATAACCTTTCTTATTTCTAATTCTATTCCTTTTTCATGGAGTTTTTTAAAAGCATCGATATCCTTTTCATCAACAGATATAGCATTCGTTATTTGCCTTTTTCCTTCCTTAAATGCCATACCTCCTATATTTACACTTTTTATATCAATTCCACCTTCCACCATTCTTAACACATCCGTTGGATTTGTAAATAATAAAAGTGTTCTATCGTTTTGATATTTAGGATTTTTGCAAACTCT comes from Garciella nitratireducens DSM 15102 and encodes:
- a CDS encoding PTS mannose/fructose/sorbose transporter subunit IIC, with product MSIIQIILIFIVACICGAGSVLDEFQTHRPLIACTLIGLILGDLKTGVIIGGTLEMMALGWMNIGAAMAPDAALASIISTILVINGKQTIGTGIAVAIPIAAAGQVLTIFARTLSVGLQHKADAYARQGNLRGIDLMHLSGLFIQALRVAIPSLLVAMFVGTGVVQSFLNAIPDWITGGLQVAGGFIVVVGYAMVINMMEAKHLMPFFFLGFVIAAFTNFNLVAFGVLGTVMAIIYIQLNPKYNMPKVSLSNNTIGATKNLDNELDDELDD
- a CDS encoding HAD family hydrolase, translated to MTIKLVIFDMDGTIVSTAESYMYSMNLVLKQEGLPEHDLNNYIKWMGGGFRNLTMKALPESKRREEYIDKLTKKMDDTYGKYWDYHLRVYDGIYDLMDELVKKGILLAINTNKMDDKAKKIVKKLFHQYHFVEVIGKKEGIPNKPNPFAAKKIMEKAKATPKETMYVGDSQYDIETAINAEAIPVAVKWGYREEHVLQKAKYLLNHPIELLEYIE
- a CDS encoding mannose/fructose/sorbose PTS transporter subunit IIB, giving the protein MNIVLARIDDRLIHGQVATIWAKETKCERIIVCNDDVAKDEIRKTLLVQVAPPGVKASVVDVEKAIRVCKNPKYQNDRTLLLFTNPTDVLRMVEGGIDIKSVNIGGMAFKEGKRQITNAISVDEKDIDAFKKLHEKGIELEIRKVITDSKVDFMSKIQ
- a CDS encoding sigma-54-dependent Fis family transcriptional regulator; this encodes MFNHYNRDQIRIAWNKFLNEEPLEECTIRKEILDSWIRSKNYGVNWEYIEKKVLDKKELSRRIYFHKDMVDIALSVMETIYDTVKHSGFLVVLTDEEGYVLKIIGDEDIFTQAQAQENILIEGANRSEKYIGTNGIGISICKDIPIQVWADEHYYKPHRNWACSAAPIHDLKGNIIGCLNLSGPWDKAHPHSLGMVVAGVKAIEKQMQIQNAYHQIQVYNNQLNSIINSIPYGTICFNHDGIITQINNLAISIFHLKNEKIIGEDIDEIFKYNKKILDLKSINSNIYDKELMIETKSKNVRCSVSITIVKDSNGNKNGFVLTIKENKFVHKLINKMTTSFAEYSFDDIMGNSQVMKQTKRLARIASESDSTVLLLGESGTGKELFAQSIHNNSARSQNPFIALNCGALPRSLIESELFGYEGGAFTGAKKEGRPGKFELANGGTIFLDEIGDLPLDIQVTLLRVLQNREVTRIGGTKNIKINVRVIAATNKNLEELIKNKMFREDLYYRLNVLSINIPPLRKRGEDIKHLANFFLSKYNQKLMKQIMGFEEEVYKIFLSYNWPGNVRELENVVERAVNIADHNLITIYDLPIKLQKNFKELNPVQNKNQIISDLDNQNIKSFNLKELEMQAIIGALKKHNGNVKKASEELGIGRRTIYRKFNEYNIDYTLYRTN
- the manZ gene encoding PTS mannose transporter subunit IID, coding for MGVKIKESNKKVTLTKKDLRSVFIRSNLHQASWNFERMQALGYCFAMVPVIRRLYKGEERKAAIKRHLEFFNTQPFVTAPILGVTAAMEEEKANGASIDDGAINGIKIGLMGPLAGVGDPIFWGTLRPVVAALGASIALTGSIAGPILFFILFNTIRLAIRWIGVNYGYKKGTDVVKDMSGNKLQKLTEGASILGLFVMGALVSKWTTVNIPLEISTITMQDGSVEVTTVQDILNQLMPGLVPLLLTFFCMKLLKKKISPIWIIFGLFAVGIIGFATGILK